A window from Drosophila yakuba strain Tai18E2 chromosome 3L, Prin_Dyak_Tai18E2_2.1, whole genome shotgun sequence encodes these proteins:
- the LOC6535150 gene encoding putative phosphatidate phosphatase: MHTFKRGFFCSDLSIRYPYKDCTITVPMLLLMMLLLPMLFVAVVEIMRICKRFRTRLYFRNLWRAEATFSFGFIATYLTTELAKHAVGRLRPHFFQGCQPRLDDGSTCSDPQNAELFVEQFHCSNHNLSTRQIRELHVSFPSAHSSLSFYSMVLLALYVHGVWRGRGGVRVLRHVLQFVLLMAALCVSLSRVADYWHHWSDVLAGGLLGVTYAAITAAYVGDLLRFRTSTTARIPPSLNYSHHLHHQLMADNNNSTASAKVHFLGAAASASMTTTTPLEDIQDSDVEDSRDSEESHDSQDSQDSHAEDEDDNKEVYKPQMSRHATPVADLTHVV, encoded by the coding sequence ATGCACACATTTAAGAGGGGGTTTTTTTGCTCCGATCTGAGCATCCGGTATCCCTACAAGGACTGCACGATCACTGtgccgatgctgctgctcatgATGCTCCTGCTTCCAATGCTCTTCGTTGCCGTGGTGGAGATCATGCGGATCTGCAAGCGCTTCCGCACCAGGCTCTACTTCCGCAATCTGTGGCGCGCGGAGGCCACCTTCAGCTTCGGCTTTATAGCCACCTACCTAACAACCGAGCTGGCAAAGCACGCTGTCGGGCGGCTGAGGCCACACTTCTTCCAAGGTTGCCAGCCGCGCCTCGATGATGGCAGCACCTGCTCGGACCCCCAGAACGCTGAGCTTTTCGTGGAGCAGTTCCACTGCTCCAACCACAACCTCTCCACGCGACAAATCCGCGAGCTGCACGTCAGCTTCCCAAGTGCCCACAGCAGCCTTAGTTTCTATTCGATGGTCCTGCTGGCCCTCTACGTACACGGGGTGTGGCGGGGACGAGGCGGAGTGCGAGTCCTGCGGCACGTCCTGCAGTTCGTGCTCCTCATGGCTGCCCTCTGCGTTTCCCTGAGCCGCGTGGCCGACTACTGGCACCACTGGTCGGACGTCCTGGCCGGCGGCCTTCTTGGAGTGACCTATGCCGCCATCACAGCAGCCTACGTAGGTGACCTGTTGCGGTTTCGGACCAGCACCACCGCCAGAATCCCGCCCTCCTTGAACTATAGCcaccacctgcaccaccaACTAATGGCGGACAACAATAACTCGACGGCCTCGGCTAAGGTCCACTTTTTGGGAGCAGCTGCCTCTGCTTCAATGACCACCACTACGCCACTGGAGGACATCCAGGACTCGGATGTAGAGGACTCCAGGGACTCCGAGGAATCGCACGACTCTCAGGACTCGCAGGATTCGCACGCAGAGGATGAGGACGACAACAAAGAGGTGTACAAGCCGCAAATGTCGCGCCATGCCACACCGGTCGCCGATCTGACCCACGTCGTCTGA
- the LOC6539331 gene encoding putative phosphatidate phosphatase, which produces MSKYSKLARGICDLLIWAALSVACVLLHKMGRPFRRGFFCGDESLSYPNRDDTIGSKVIIAIVLGVPTAVIAVVELFRQLPGGPLREAEGKRHSCRIAHRLGVLYRQAMFYLYGLSMVTFTTMLTKLCIGRLRPHFFAVCQPMLPNGSGCQDAQNLGRYIDSFTCSNANMTDYQFKQLHQSFPSGHASMAMYAMIYLAIYLQAALSTRVTKLLKHLLQFLFVMFGWYVSLTRIIDYYHHWSDVLAGAALGVVFAWLTSAYVADLFAGKRWPKAGYSANTLRKPQVSPKSSTKSQAGGSTSGAGQPPSLPAYTFGTLPYLAAHPAQAQAQYAQPYHNYGYVP; this is translated from the coding sequence ATGTCCAAGTACTCAAAGCTGGCCCGCGGGATTTGCGACCTGCTGATCTGGGCGGCCCTCAGCGTAGCCTGTGTGCTGCTCCACAAGATGGGGCGTCCCTTCCGGCGCGGCTTCTTCTGTGGCGACGAGTCCCTCAGCTATCCGAACCGCGACGACACCATCGGCTCCAAGGTGATCATCGCCATTGTTCTCGGAGTGCCCACCGCCGTGATCGCAGTGGTAGAGTTGTTTAGGCAGCTGCCCGGAGGCCCGCTTAGGGAGGCGGAAGGCAAGCGGCATAGCTGTCGGATCGCCCACCGCCTGGGCGTCCTGTACCGCCAGGCCATGTTCTACCTATACGGCCTGTCCATGGTCACGTTCACCACGATGCTAACGAAGCTGTGCATCGGACGCCTGCGACCGCACTTCTTCGCCGTGTGCCAGCCCATGCTACCGAACGGAAGCGGCTGCCAGGACGCCCAGAATCTGGGCCGCTACATCGACAGTTTCACGTGCAGCAACGCCAACATGACCGACTACCAGTTCAAACAGCTCCACCAGTCCTTCCCCAGCGGCCACGCTAGCATGGCCATGTATGCTATGATCTACCTGGCCATTTACCTGCAGGCGGCGCTCAGTACGCGCGTCACCAAGCTGCTGAAGCATCTGCTGCAGTTCCTCTTCGTTATGTTCGGCTGGTACGTCTCGCTGACCAGGATCATTGACTACTACCACCACTGGAGCGACGTCTTAGCGGGGGCGGCACTGGGCGTGGTTTTCGCCTGGCTAACGAGTGCCTACGTGGCCGACTTGTTTGCCGGCAAGCGCTGGCCGAAGGCTGGCTACTCCGCCAACACGCTGCGCAAGCCGCAAGTCTCACCGAAGAGCTCCACCAAGTCGCAGGCAGGAGGGTCCACGTCAGGAGCGGGTCAGCCGCCCTCTCTGCCGGCCTATACCTTTGGAACGCTGCCCTATCTGGCGGCACATCCCGCCCAGGCGCAGGCGCAGTACGCCCAGCCCTATCACAACTACGGCTACGTGCCCTGA
- the LOC122319439 gene encoding putative phosphatidate phosphatase has product MFGNLKHRWTDRNANELEPGRKNQMASTRSIFSVKMCGNPNTRLLSRLVIDFLILLGIYGAALVVLPLQLSTAQRGFHCSDSSLKYPYHQPWLTKVHLTIAVVALPALSVLVVEMLSAAVVPSSMELKQRFVFVGVRIPRFISECYKAIGVYLFGLGLTLVAVRLTKHSTGRLRPYFFDVCQPTWGEEGGESCSDLTAENSTFYLESFSCTEFAAPLDLLAQVRHSFPSGFVSTTCYAMGFLIFYAQARLFAPWLRLVRASLQLACGSLALMVCWERISTYQNHLTDVAAGAALGGWMAFFATVYVAHLFVEVRVKRRPMPRNEQIYGYAGYYTRATYGY; this is encoded by the coding sequence ATGTTTGGTAATCTTAAACACCGCTGGACTgatagaaatgcaaatgagctcGAACCAGGTCGAAAGAATCAGATGGCTTCGACTCGCTCAATCTTCAGTGTTAAAATGTGCGGCAATCCGAACACGCGTCTCCTCTCCCGGCTGGTCATTGACTTCCTGATTCTCTTAGGGATCTATGGAGCAGCCTTAGTGGTGCTGCCCTTGCAGCTGTCCACTGCACAACGGGGATTCCACTGCAGCGATAGCAGCCTGAAGTATCCCTATCATCAGCCCTGGCTGACAAAGGTCCACCTTACGATCGCAGTGGTGGCCCTGCCCGCGTTGTCTGTGCTCGTAGTGGAGATGCTCTCGGCCGCTGTGGTGCCCAGCTCCATGGAGCTGAAGCAGCGCTTTGTCTTCGTCGGGGTCCGCATCCCCAGATTCATTAGCGAGTGCTACAAGGCCATTGGCGTATACCTATTTGGTCTGGGCCTGACCTTGGTGGCGGTTCGGCTGACTAAGCACTCGACGGGCCGACTGAGGCCCTACTTTTTTGATGTCTGCCAGCCGACGTGGGGCGAGGAGGGCGGCGAAAGCTGCTCCGACCTGACCGCGGAGAACTCCACATTCTATCTCGAAAGCTTCAGCTGCACGGAGTTCGCCGCCCCGCTGGATCTGCTCGCCCAGGTGCGCCACTCCTTCCCCAGCGGGTTCGTGTCCACCACTTGCTACGCCATGGGCTTTCTGATTTTCTATGCCCAGGCCAGACTTTTTGCTCCATGGCTGCGATTAGTGCGAGCCTCCCTACAACTGGCATGTGGCTCGCTGGCCTTGATGGTTTGTTGGGAGCGCATCTCCACCTACCAGAACCACCTAACGGATGTGGCAGCGGGAGCTGCTCTCGGTGGGTGGATGGCCTTTTTTGCAACGGTCTATGTGGCCCACCTATTTGTGGAGGTGCGAGTAAAACGCCGTCCAATGCCAAGAAATGAACAGATCTACGGCTATGCGGGGTACTACACCAGAGCCACTTACGGCTACTGA
- the LOC6539328 gene encoding putative phosphatidate phosphatase: MRDAPEDQSVAVSMPASVSVSAVGSTGPPSERRMTQRLLLELLVVVVLVIPICVYEFAVDPVRRGFFCDDESISYPFQYNTITPVMLGLIVGLLPVLVLVVVEYVSHLRAGEISATVDLLGWRVSTWYVELGRQSTYFCFGLLLTFDATEVGKYTIGRLRPHFLAVCQPQMADGSMCSDPVNQHRYVENYECVGEGFTVEDVRQARLSFPSGHSSMAFYAMIYVALYLQRKITWRGSKLTQHFVQFAMVMVAWYTALSRVMDHWHHWSDVLSGSLLGVTGALITAHYIARMFDDGTSNILSVGLRREDTAATLQEEVCPTTPPPYSANNSFSEDQYCSKV, encoded by the coding sequence ATGCGCGACGCGCCCGAAGATCAGTCCGTAGCAGTCTCGATGCCGGCATCTGTATCCGTCTCTGCCGTCGGCTCCACGGGACCGCCATCTGAACGCCGGATGACGCAGCGCCTTCTCTTGGAGCtcttggtggtggtggtgctcgTCATTCCCATCTGCGTGTACGAGTTCGCGGTGGATCCCGTGCGACGCGGCTTCTTCTGCGACGACGAGAGCATCAGCTATCCGTTCCAGTACAACACCATCACGCCTGTGATGCTCGGCCTGATCGTGGGCCTTCTGCCGGTCCTTGTCCTTGTGGTGGTGGAGTACGTAAGCCACCTGCGCGCCGGAGAAATCTCGGCCACGGTGGACCTGCTTGGCTGGAGGGTGTCCACGTGGTACGTGGAGCTGGGCCGCCAGTCCACCTACTTCTGCTTTGGCCTTCTGCTCACCTTCGACGCCACCGAGGTGGGCAAATACACCATTGGACGCCTGAGACCGCACTTCCTGGCCGTTTGCCAGCCGCAGATGGCGGATGGGAGCATGTGCTCCGATCCGGTTAACCAGCACCGCTACGTGGAGAACTACGAGTGCGTAGGCGAGGGCTTCACCGTGGAGGACGTGCGCCAGGCCCGCCTCAGCTTTCCCAGCGGGCACTCTAGTATGGCTTTCTACGCCATGATTTATGTGGCGCTCTACCTGCAACGGAAGATCACCTGGCGGGGATCGAAGCTGACCCAGCACTTTGTGCAGTTCGCGATGGTGATGGTAGCCTGGTACACGGCCCTCAGTCGCGTGATGGACCATTGGCACCACTGGTCCGACGTTCTTTCTGGATCGCTACTTGGAGTGACCGGCGCTCTAATTACCGCCCACTATATAGCAAGGATGTTCGACGACGGGACAAGCAACATTCTAAGCGTAGGTCTGAGGAGGGAAGACACAGCAGCCACGCTTCAGGAGGAGGTCTGCCCCACCACACCCCCGCCGTACTCCGCGAACAACAGCTTCAGCGAGGACCAGTACTGCTCGAAGGTGTAG
- the LOC6535152 gene encoding putative phosphatidate phosphatase, with protein sequence MSSSLRLRPPIRLLVDLVLLGLLIVLVENFGRIWGPPTKRGFFCDDESLMYPYRENTVSPMLLHWLGLYLPLISLVVLESFLSHRKDIAPWGTLWPVYNTVRWFLYGYVFNDLLKGIGKQAIGRLRPHFFAVCSPHFLDGTSCSDASHRGALKYHTDYECQPNLSQATEEMLRDVNVSFPSGHSAMAFYGLVFVALHLRRRRWPLSGSLLSPVLQLACVAVAWFVAISRVMDYKHHWSDVAAGSLLGAGSAFAVSRAAANEELQWRCQNSLANAKQVAAVVDGAADKEGQQMPHDLSLVTCQISN encoded by the coding sequence ATGAGCTCCAGTTTAAGACTCCGCCCCCCCATCCGCCTCTTGGTGGACTTGGTGCTGTTGGGTCTACTTATTGTCCTGGTGGAGAACTTCGGCCGCATTTGGGGTCCTCCGACGAAGCGTGGTTTCTTCTGTGATGACGAGTCCTTGATGTATCCATACCGCGAAAACACAGTGAGCCCCATGCTGCTTCACTGGCTGGGACTGTATCTTCCGCTGATCAGTCTTGTAGTCCTTGAGAGCTTTCTCAGTCACCGGAAAGACATTGCTCCCTGGGGAACACTATGGCCGGTGTACAATACCGTGCGCTGGTTCCTTTACGGCTACGTATTCAACGACCTACTCAAGGGAATCGGAAAGCAGGCAATCGGGCGACTGAGGCCCCACTTCTTCGCAGTGTGCAGTCCACATTTTCTGGACGGCACTAGCTGCTCAGATGCGTCGCATAGAGGTGCTCTGAAATACCACACAGACTACGAGTGCCAGCCCAATCTCTCCCAAGCCACCGAGGAAATGCTTCGGGACGTAAACGTGTCCTTTCCCAGCGGCCACTCCGCCATGGCCTTCTATGGCCTTGTGTTTGTGGCACTCCACCTGCGCCGCCGCCGCTGGCCGCTGTCTGGATCCCTGCTCAGTCCTGTACTGCAGCTGGCCTGCGTGGCTGTCGCCTGGTTCGTGGCCATCAGCCGGGTCATGGACTACAAACACCACTGGTCGGATGTTGCGGCCGGATCGCTGTTGGGTGCCGGCAGCGCCTTTGCGGTTTCTCGGGCTGCCGCGAACGAGGAGCTACAATGGAGGTGCCAGAACTCACTGGCAAATGCGAAGCAGGTGGCTGCAGTGGTCGATGGGGCCGCAGACAAAGAGGGCCAACAGATGCCGCATGATTTGTCTCTGGTTACGTGCCAGATCTCTAATTAG